A window of the Deltaproteobacteria bacterium genome harbors these coding sequences:
- a CDS encoding sulfate ABC transporter ATP-binding protein, which translates to MSIEIRNLTKRFGNFVALDDVSVDVPNGELVALLGPSGSGKTTLLRIIAGLEAADGGTIHFHGEDATQRHARERGVGFVFQHYALFKHMTVFENIAFGLRVKPRNERPPEARIRERVGNLLELIQLPWITDRYPSQLSGGQRQRVALARALAVEPKVLLLDEPFGALDAKVRKELRRWLRRLHDEVHVTSVFVTHDQEEALEVADRVVVMNEGKVEQVGAPDEVYAHPANPFVYSFLGNVNLFHGRFEGDAARIGDLRISMTGSGGIDGAAAVAYVRPHDIDVRRQATSPADIEAVVKYVRAVGPVVRLELERRDGGGLVDAELSHDRYREVQAREGDTVFVGVRNPRVFAEDFTI; encoded by the coding sequence ATGAGCATCGAAATCCGGAACCTGACCAAGCGCTTTGGAAACTTCGTGGCTCTGGATGACGTCTCCGTTGACGTACCCAACGGGGAACTCGTCGCCCTGCTGGGGCCTTCGGGGTCCGGAAAGACCACGCTGCTCCGTATCATTGCAGGGCTCGAGGCGGCAGATGGCGGCACGATCCACTTCCACGGCGAGGACGCCACGCAGCGCCATGCCCGGGAACGAGGAGTCGGCTTCGTGTTCCAGCACTATGCCCTGTTCAAGCACATGACGGTCTTCGAGAACATCGCGTTCGGGCTGCGGGTGAAACCACGCAACGAACGGCCGCCGGAAGCCCGCATCCGCGAGCGCGTGGGCAACCTGCTCGAACTGATCCAGCTCCCGTGGATTACAGACCGCTATCCTTCACAGCTTTCCGGCGGACAGCGGCAGCGCGTGGCGCTCGCCCGTGCGCTGGCCGTGGAGCCGAAGGTACTTCTGCTCGACGAGCCATTCGGCGCGCTGGATGCCAAGGTACGCAAGGAACTGCGCCGATGGCTCCGGCGGCTTCACGACGAAGTCCATGTGACCAGCGTGTTTGTCACCCATGACCAGGAAGAAGCCCTCGAGGTCGCTGACCGGGTGGTGGTGATGAACGAGGGGAAAGTCGAACAGGTGGGCGCGCCTGACGAAGTGTATGCCCATCCCGCCAATCCGTTCGTTTATAGCTTTCTCGGAAACGTCAATCTCTTCCATGGACGGTTCGAAGGTGACGCCGCCAGAATTGGCGATCTGCGAATCTCAATGACCGGTTCCGGAGGGATAGACGGTGCAGCCGCCGTCGCGTACGTGCGCCCGCACGATATCGACGTCCGGCGTCAGGCAACGTCGCCCGCTGACATTGAAGCCGTGGTGAAATACGTCCGTGCCGTGGGTCCGGTGGTGCGGCTCGAACTCGAGCGCCGTGACGGCGGGGGTCTAGTGGATGCCGAACTCTCCCATGACCGCTACCGGGAGGTCCAGGCACGCGAGGGCGATACCGTTTTCGTGGGTGTCCGGAATCCCAGGGTATTCGCCGAGGACTTTACGATCTAA
- a CDS encoding YezD family protein: MGTEPSKEPRLATDRDHTETIERVRRALDGLSYGSVEITVHDGRVVQIERKERVRFNAGHSKS, from the coding sequence ATGGGCACCGAGCCTTCCAAGGAACCCCGGCTGGCAACAGACCGGGATCACACGGAAACCATCGAACGAGTCCGCCGTGCGCTGGACGGACTGAGCTACGGCTCGGTGGAAATCACCGTACACGACGGACGGGTGGTACAGATCGAACGCAAGGAAAGAGTCCGCTTCAATGCAGGCCACAGCAAGAGCTGA
- a CDS encoding tetratricopeptide repeat protein has protein sequence MDADTKSVYLQAKTLFEAKKYDEAEPLLDSLVKGSLKYADVYYMLGVIAHSRGRFEQAVKFLEQSIEINPNYMEAALNLTVILNDLGYYQRAHDVYQNALSTARKAGQGRLDPMVLSKLANMHAELGDVYRSLGEYGEAINEYEKAVRLRPMFVDVQTKLGISFRENGEIQRSIEQLRVAHGLNPAYQMASLNLAVSLYAAGEYAESAKSAELVLKVDPKHKEALLYKRMAEEAQVAKKK, from the coding sequence ATGGATGCTGACACCAAATCCGTATATCTGCAGGCAAAGACGCTGTTCGAGGCGAAGAAGTATGACGAAGCCGAGCCGCTCCTCGACTCGCTGGTGAAAGGCAGCCTCAAATATGCCGATGTCTATTACATGCTGGGTGTGATCGCTCACTCCCGTGGCCGGTTCGAGCAGGCGGTCAAGTTCCTTGAGCAATCGATCGAGATCAATCCGAACTACATGGAAGCGGCCCTGAACCTGACGGTGATCCTGAACGATCTCGGCTATTACCAGCGGGCCCATGACGTTTACCAGAACGCACTCTCCACGGCGCGCAAGGCCGGACAGGGCCGTTTGGACCCGATGGTGCTCTCCAAGCTCGCCAACATGCATGCAGAGCTTGGGGATGTATACCGGAGTCTTGGTGAATATGGAGAAGCCATCAACGAGTACGAAAAAGCGGTAAGGCTCCGGCCCATGTTCGTGGACGTGCAGACAAAGCTGGGAATCTCGTTCCGTGAAAACGGGGAAATCCAGAGATCCATTGAGCAGCTCCGCGTGGCCCATGGCCTCAATCCGGCCTACCAGATGGCTTCGCTCAATCTCGCGGTGTCGCTCTATGCCGCCGGTGAGTATGCTGAATCGGCGAAATCGGCCGAGCTCGTGCTGAAGGTGGACCCCAAGCACAAGGAAGCCCTCCTGTACAAGCGGATGGCCGAAGAAGCCCAAGTGGCGAAAAAGAAATAA
- a CDS encoding porin, producing the protein MHVTVSGKDGFSIRSTDGDYRLRIRGYIQADARHFVEDDANKGVSSFLLRRVRPIIEGTVAKHIKFRIMPDFAGSQLSLQDAYIELDYFKAAVLRAGKFKAPFGLERLQSATALIFPERAFPTGLAPNRDIGIQLGGDIAKGALNYAVGIFNGVTDGGSADIDTNEDKEFTGRVFLYPFRLVEIEALNDVGVGFAGSYGDQKGSNTAPGLSMQRSPGQLTIFRYLAGNTPPEPVVANGTRYRLSPQGYAYVGPVGVFGEYVYSSQEVVTDFGNPATQQRTFGHHAWQAAASVVLTGERASYQGVNPSNPYGAVELTGRVHQLRIDKDVFPAFANPVASISKATAWGAGLNWYINRHLRYSTSYEQTFFKGGEAGVAPVPFSNRENEKVWFNRVQVSF; encoded by the coding sequence GTGCATGTCACCGTTAGTGGAAAAGACGGTTTTTCGATCCGATCGACTGACGGCGATTACCGGCTACGCATCCGTGGCTACATTCAGGCCGATGCGCGCCATTTTGTGGAAGATGACGCCAACAAGGGAGTCAGTTCGTTCCTGCTCCGAAGAGTCCGGCCCATTATCGAGGGAACAGTGGCGAAGCATATCAAATTCCGCATAATGCCCGATTTCGCAGGCAGTCAGCTTTCCTTGCAGGACGCCTATATCGAACTGGACTACTTCAAGGCTGCGGTGCTTCGGGCCGGAAAGTTCAAGGCTCCGTTCGGACTTGAGCGGCTTCAAAGCGCAACCGCACTGATCTTTCCAGAACGGGCCTTCCCGACAGGTCTTGCTCCAAACCGTGACATTGGTATCCAACTTGGGGGAGATATCGCCAAAGGCGCGTTGAACTATGCCGTCGGTATCTTTAACGGCGTCACTGACGGCGGCAGTGCAGATATTGACACAAATGAGGACAAGGAGTTTACCGGCCGGGTATTCCTGTACCCATTCCGGTTAGTCGAGATCGAAGCGCTTAACGACGTGGGCGTCGGTTTCGCTGGCAGTTATGGCGACCAAAAGGGTTCCAATACTGCGCCAGGGCTGTCGATGCAGCGCTCTCCCGGACAGCTCACCATATTCCGCTATCTGGCAGGAAATACCCCGCCGGAACCTGTTGTCGCCAATGGTACCCGCTACCGTCTTTCACCGCAGGGTTATGCCTATGTAGGCCCGGTCGGCGTATTCGGTGAATACGTCTACTCGTCACAAGAAGTTGTGACCGATTTCGGGAATCCCGCAACTCAACAACGTACATTCGGCCACCATGCCTGGCAGGCAGCGGCTTCTGTCGTACTGACCGGTGAACGTGCATCCTACCAGGGCGTGAACCCCTCTAACCCATATGGAGCAGTTGAACTGACAGGGCGTGTTCATCAGCTCCGGATAGACAAAGACGTGTTTCCGGCATTTGCCAATCCAGTCGCCTCTATCTCCAAGGCAACGGCCTGGGGCGCAGGGCTGAACTGGTACATCAACCGCCATCTCCGGTATTCAACATCCTACGAGCAAACCTTTTTCAAAGGTGGTGAAGCAGGTGTAGCCCCAGTTCCGTTCAGCAACCGCGAGAACGAAAAAGTCTGGTTTAACCGTGTACAGGTCTCATTCTGA
- a CDS encoding MoxR family ATPase: MKKPAFGSTERYVASTELSAIVDVAVVLGRPLLIKGEPGTGKTQLAHEVARSLGKPFFVWNIKSTSKAREGLYTYDTVARLNDSRFGDRDIRDIRQYIKLGPLGQAFASHEQSVLLIDEIDKAELEFPNDLLQELDEMSFDIPETGERIQAKVRPIVIITSNAEKELPDAFLRRCVFHYIAFPEPPLMEEIVRLHHPGIEKKLLDAALRRFYEIRDLANLRKKPSTSELIDWLQCLVRGGLNPGDLEKDFPYLGVLLKKQQDQQVVQNGKASGY, translated from the coding sequence ATGAAAAAACCGGCTTTTGGAAGTACGGAACGGTATGTGGCGAGCACGGAGCTATCGGCCATTGTGGATGTGGCGGTGGTGCTAGGGCGCCCGCTGCTCATCAAGGGTGAGCCCGGCACGGGAAAAACGCAGCTTGCCCATGAAGTTGCCAGATCGCTTGGAAAGCCATTTTTCGTCTGGAACATCAAGAGCACGTCGAAGGCCCGCGAGGGACTTTACACCTACGACACGGTGGCACGGCTGAACGATTCCCGCTTCGGGGACCGGGATATCCGCGACATCCGCCAGTACATCAAGCTGGGACCGCTCGGCCAGGCGTTCGCCAGCCATGAGCAGTCGGTCCTGCTGATTGACGAGATTGACAAGGCGGAGCTGGAGTTCCCCAACGACCTCCTTCAGGAACTCGATGAAATGTCATTCGACATTCCCGAGACGGGCGAGCGCATCCAGGCGAAGGTCAGGCCCATCGTCATCATCACATCGAACGCCGAGAAGGAACTCCCTGACGCCTTCCTGCGCCGCTGTGTGTTTCACTATATCGCGTTTCCGGAGCCGCCGCTCATGGAGGAGATCGTCCGCCTTCATCATCCTGGAATTGAGAAAAAGCTCCTCGACGCCGCCCTGAGGCGGTTTTACGAAATTCGCGATCTCGCCAATCTCCGGAAAAAACCCTCGACCAGCGAGCTGATCGACTGGCTTCAGTGCCTGGTGCGGGGTGGTCTCAATCCTGGCGACCTTGAGAAAGACTTTCCCTATCTTGGGGTACTGCTCAAGAAGCAGCAGGACCAGCAGGTGGTCCAGAACGGCAAGGCGAGCGGCTATTAG
- a CDS encoding sulfate ABC transporter substrate-binding protein — protein sequence MKLSTLYKTIVAAIAFFTSNAYAQQEILNVSYDPTRELYLEYNAEFQKYWKSQGGGDIRIRQSHGGAGKQARSVIDGLQADVVTLALSYDIDEIAAKAKLFPADWQKRLPHNSAPYTSTIVLLVRKGNPRQIRDWDDLVKPGVGVITPNPKTSGGARWNYLAAWEFARRKYGSDEKAKEFVAALYRNVPVLDSGARGSTTTFVQRGIGDVFISWENEAFLAIREFGADKLEIVAPSVSILAEPPVTVVDRVVDRKGTRKVAEAYLNYLYSDVGQDLAGKHFYRPRSEQAAAKYAHQFVKIPLFTIDEAFGGWQKAQKDHFADNGTFDQIYLRK from the coding sequence ATGAAACTCAGCACTCTTTATAAGACCATAGTTGCAGCCATAGCATTCTTCACCAGCAATGCGTACGCCCAGCAGGAGATCCTCAACGTCTCCTATGATCCTACGCGTGAGCTGTACCTGGAGTACAACGCCGAGTTCCAGAAATACTGGAAAAGCCAGGGGGGCGGGGACATCCGCATCCGGCAGTCGCACGGCGGCGCTGGCAAGCAGGCGCGGTCGGTCATCGATGGCCTGCAGGCCGACGTCGTGACGCTGGCGCTTTCATACGATATCGACGAGATCGCTGCAAAGGCCAAGCTGTTTCCAGCAGACTGGCAAAAGCGGCTCCCGCACAACAGTGCGCCTTACACGTCCACCATTGTGCTCCTCGTCCGCAAGGGGAACCCCAGGCAGATCAGGGACTGGGATGATCTGGTAAAACCCGGTGTGGGTGTCATCACGCCAAATCCGAAAACTTCCGGCGGTGCACGCTGGAACTATCTGGCCGCCTGGGAGTTCGCCCGCCGCAAGTATGGAAGCGATGAAAAGGCGAAAGAGTTCGTCGCCGCCCTCTACAGGAACGTACCGGTCCTCGATTCCGGCGCCAGGGGATCGACCACGACCTTTGTCCAGCGGGGCATTGGCGATGTATTCATCTCCTGGGAAAACGAGGCGTTTCTGGCCATCCGGGAGTTCGGTGCCGACAAACTGGAGATCGTGGCGCCGAGCGTCAGTATTCTCGCCGAGCCTCCGGTAACCGTGGTAGACCGGGTGGTAGACCGGAAGGGAACCCGGAAAGTCGCGGAAGCCTACCTGAACTACCTGTATTCGGACGTGGGCCAGGATCTCGCCGGAAAACACTTCTACCGCCCCCGCAGTGAACAGGCGGCGGCCAAATACGCTCACCAGTTTGTGAAGATTCCGCTGTTTACCATCGACGAGGCGTTCGGCGGATGGCAAAAGGCGCAGAAAGACCATTTTGCCGACAACGGAACTTTCGACCAGATATACCTCAGAAAATGA
- the queF gene encoding preQ(1) synthase, which translates to MPKKSRTQKGNSSQLPLHPLERFPNPSREHYEIRMTCPEFTCLCPKTGFPDFGTIWIRYVPDRWCVELKSLKLYINSYRNVGSYHEGVTNRILGDLESLLAPAFIEVTGDFNVRGNIKTVVTVRRQKVRVRIPGFIPAARPEAGHRDDVVAGKARG; encoded by the coding sequence ATGCCGAAAAAGTCCCGGACTCAAAAAGGGAACAGTTCACAATTACCGTTGCACCCGCTTGAGCGATTTCCGAACCCCTCAAGGGAGCACTACGAAATCCGGATGACCTGTCCGGAGTTTACCTGCCTGTGCCCGAAGACCGGTTTTCCCGACTTCGGCACCATCTGGATACGGTACGTACCGGACCGCTGGTGCGTGGAACTGAAATCCCTCAAGCTGTACATCAACAGCTACCGGAACGTGGGCAGCTACCATGAAGGAGTCACGAACCGGATTCTGGGTGATCTGGAGTCGCTGTTGGCACCGGCGTTTATCGAAGTGACCGGGGATTTCAACGTACGCGGCAATATCAAGACCGTCGTCACCGTCCGGCGCCAGAAAGTCCGGGTACGGATTCCGGGGTTCATTCCTGCCGCCCGGCCGGAAGCCGGGCACAGGGACGACGTGGTGGCGGGGAAGGCGAGAGGGTAA
- the cysW gene encoding sulfate ABC transporter permease subunit CysW, whose product MAGTVSLKPVISGHVQRRAVTTEPRWVRWLLTATAIGFLLTFLVLPLVSVFYEALAKGLETYVEAVREPDTLSAIRLTLMAAGIAVPLNMVFGLSAAWAITKFEFRGKNILLTLIDLPFAVSPVIAGMIYVLLFGAQGIIGPWLIERDIQIIFAVPGIVLATVFVTFPFVARELIPLMQEQGTDEEEAAIVLGANGWQTFWRVTLPNIKWGLLYGLILCNSRAMGEFGAVSVVSGHIRGETNTIPLHVEILYNEYSFAASFAVASLLAVLALVTLVVKSIVEWRHHQQITGNGQDMHGEAA is encoded by the coding sequence ATGGCAGGAACCGTATCACTGAAGCCCGTCATTTCCGGACACGTCCAGAGGCGGGCTGTCACGACTGAGCCACGTTGGGTGCGCTGGCTACTGACAGCTACTGCCATCGGATTTCTGCTGACGTTTCTGGTCCTTCCGCTGGTATCGGTTTTCTACGAGGCACTGGCGAAGGGACTGGAGACATACGTTGAGGCCGTCCGCGAGCCGGATACCCTGTCGGCCATACGCCTGACACTCATGGCCGCCGGCATTGCTGTGCCGCTGAACATGGTCTTCGGGCTGTCCGCCGCGTGGGCCATCACCAAGTTCGAGTTCAGGGGCAAGAACATCCTGCTGACGCTGATCGATCTGCCGTTCGCCGTCTCGCCGGTGATCGCAGGTATGATCTATGTGCTGCTGTTCGGTGCACAGGGGATCATCGGCCCCTGGCTGATCGAGCGGGACATCCAGATCATTTTTGCTGTGCCTGGCATCGTCCTGGCCACGGTATTCGTGACGTTCCCGTTCGTGGCGCGGGAACTGATCCCGCTCATGCAGGAGCAGGGAACCGACGAAGAGGAGGCGGCCATCGTGCTCGGCGCAAACGGCTGGCAGACGTTCTGGCGCGTGACGCTTCCGAACATCAAATGGGGACTTCTGTACGGCCTGATCCTGTGCAACTCGCGGGCCATGGGCGAATTCGGTGCAGTGAGCGTCGTCTCAGGACATATCCGGGGGGAAACGAATACGATTCCGCTTCACGTCGAAATCCTTTACAACGAATACAGCTTTGCCGCATCCTTTGCCGTGGCTTCGCTGCTGGCGGTGCTGGCACTGGTGACGCTTGTGGTGAAAAGCATCGTCGAATGGCGCCATCACCAGCAGATCACCGGGAACGGGCAGGACATGCACGGGGAGGCCGCCTGA
- a CDS encoding response regulator, with the protein MTGHKKLSILVADDSSVVRQLLDLWLHKICACDVETVPDGLVAIQRINRARDEGRNYDLVITDLAMPNMNGIQLVERVRKLYAPVQLPVLVLTTFAGSDYREQAGRAGASDYLTKPLRYFELLRAVRRLFPGEYDRPAPEGHPSFRTAMAG; encoded by the coding sequence ATGACCGGGCATAAGAAGCTGTCGATACTTGTTGCTGATGACTCCAGTGTCGTCCGGCAGCTTCTTGATCTCTGGCTGCACAAGATCTGTGCCTGTGATGTGGAAACAGTTCCCGATGGTCTTGTCGCCATCCAGCGGATCAATCGGGCCCGCGACGAGGGCCGAAACTACGACCTCGTGATTACCGATCTCGCCATGCCGAACATGAATGGTATCCAGCTGGTCGAGCGCGTGCGAAAGCTCTACGCGCCAGTGCAGCTTCCTGTCCTTGTTCTCACTACCTTTGCCGGTTCCGATTACCGCGAGCAGGCTGGCCGTGCAGGAGCGAGCGATTACCTCACCAAGCCACTCAGGTATTTTGAACTGCTCCGGGCGGTCCGGAGACTTTTCCCAGGCGAGTATGACCGTCCCGCTCCAGAGGGACATCCGTCGTTTCGTACGGCGATGGCGGGATAG
- the ppk1 gene encoding polyphosphate kinase 1: protein MLAGDEFLRGEPALKAPTETIPAQAASYPDLSDSSCYINRELSWLEFNARVLEEALDDTTPLLDRLKFLGIVSSNFDEFFQIRVGGLKEQLQAGVEERNADGLSPQEQLRRISARTHELVTIQYDCFRNIVQPELEKAGIRVRKVRDLQGPQKEFVEKYFSDIVFPVLTPLAVDPAHPFPHILNKSLNIAVALRGAGRGRRSETSLAIVQVPGVLDRMVKLSETEPGLTEFVLLGDLIAFKAANLFPGLKVISTFSFRVTRNADLDVDEDEADDLLVAIEKELRSRNRGAAVRLEHHADADPEILERLRTALHLDPEDCYAVQGPLHLADFMALYGLESVAKLREPPYNAPVSPHLKDASSIFDAIQKRDILLHHPYESFNSVLEFIRQAASDPNVLAIKQTLYRTGTDSPVIANLQRAAENGKQVTVLLELRARFDEQANIKWARALEKAGVHVVYGLIGLKTHCKVALVVRREGAQIRRYVHLSTGNYNPSTAKIYGDIGLFTCKEAFGADATALFNLLTGYGRAPSWHRLTVAPLGMREKVIELIDREARNAADGKPARIIAKMNALVDPLVIQALYRASRAGVAIDLIIRGICCLRAGVPGLSENIRVRSIVDRFLEHSRVFCFEAGGTKEIYCSSADWMPRNFVRRVETMFPIEDPAIRTRILDEIFAGVLADNIKARILKPDGIWSRVERKADEPEWRSQFRFMEIARQTPETVQQKTPFEVRPLSQMEPEK from the coding sequence ATACTCGCCGGAGACGAGTTCTTACGAGGAGAGCCCGCCCTGAAGGCACCCACAGAAACCATACCGGCACAGGCCGCCAGCTATCCCGATCTCTCCGATTCCTCCTGCTACATCAACCGTGAGCTATCGTGGCTTGAGTTCAATGCCCGTGTGCTCGAAGAGGCACTGGACGACACGACACCGCTCCTGGATCGCCTCAAGTTTCTGGGAATCGTCAGCTCGAATTTTGACGAGTTTTTCCAGATCCGGGTCGGCGGCCTCAAGGAACAGCTTCAGGCCGGTGTCGAGGAGCGGAATGCGGATGGACTTTCTCCGCAGGAACAGCTCCGCCGCATCTCCGCCCGGACGCATGAACTGGTCACCATCCAGTACGACTGCTTCCGGAATATCGTGCAGCCGGAACTGGAAAAGGCGGGGATCCGGGTCCGGAAGGTCCGGGATCTCCAGGGCCCACAGAAGGAATTCGTCGAGAAATATTTTTCCGATATCGTGTTCCCGGTCCTGACGCCACTTGCCGTCGATCCGGCCCATCCGTTCCCGCACATTCTCAACAAGTCGCTGAATATCGCCGTGGCGCTCCGGGGGGCAGGCCGCGGACGGCGCAGCGAAACCTCGCTGGCCATCGTGCAGGTACCGGGCGTGCTGGACCGGATGGTGAAACTTTCCGAGACGGAACCGGGCCTGACGGAGTTCGTCCTGCTGGGCGATCTCATCGCCTTCAAGGCCGCCAACCTGTTTCCTGGCCTCAAGGTGATTTCAACCTTCTCGTTCCGGGTCACCCGGAATGCCGACCTGGATGTGGACGAGGACGAGGCCGACGACCTTCTGGTGGCGATAGAAAAGGAGCTCCGGAGCCGCAACCGCGGGGCTGCCGTCAGGCTTGAGCATCACGCAGATGCCGATCCCGAAATCCTTGAGCGGCTGCGAACCGCCCTGCATCTGGACCCGGAGGACTGCTATGCGGTTCAGGGGCCGCTCCATTTGGCTGATTTTATGGCGTTATACGGCCTTGAATCAGTCGCGAAATTACGGGAGCCCCCCTATAACGCGCCCGTCTCACCTCACCTGAAAGATGCCTCCTCCATTTTCGACGCCATCCAGAAACGCGACATACTGCTTCATCATCCTTATGAGTCCTTCAACTCTGTTCTCGAGTTCATCCGCCAGGCGGCGAGCGACCCGAACGTGCTCGCCATCAAGCAGACATTGTACAGAACAGGCACCGACAGCCCGGTGATTGCCAATCTTCAGCGGGCAGCCGAGAACGGAAAGCAGGTAACGGTCCTGCTGGAACTCCGGGCCCGGTTCGACGAGCAGGCGAACATCAAGTGGGCACGGGCGCTGGAAAAGGCCGGCGTCCATGTTGTTTATGGTCTCATTGGCCTCAAGACCCACTGCAAGGTAGCACTGGTAGTCCGCCGGGAAGGGGCCCAGATACGCCGGTACGTCCATCTGAGTACGGGAAACTATAACCCGTCTACAGCAAAGATTTATGGTGACATCGGCCTCTTTACATGCAAGGAAGCCTTCGGAGCGGATGCGACTGCATTGTTCAACCTCCTAACCGGCTACGGCCGCGCCCCCTCCTGGCACCGGCTGACCGTGGCGCCTCTCGGCATGAGGGAAAAAGTGATCGAACTGATCGACCGGGAGGCCAGAAACGCCGCCGACGGCAAGCCGGCCAGGATCATCGCTAAAATGAATGCGCTGGTCGATCCGCTGGTGATCCAGGCTCTTTACCGGGCTTCACGGGCCGGCGTCGCCATTGATCTCATCATCCGTGGAATCTGCTGCCTGCGGGCCGGCGTGCCCGGCCTGTCAGAAAACATCCGGGTACGAAGTATCGTTGACCGCTTTCTGGAGCACAGCCGGGTTTTCTGTTTTGAGGCAGGCGGAACGAAGGAGATTTACTGTTCCAGCGCAGACTGGATGCCACGGAATTTCGTGCGGCGGGTAGAGACGATGTTTCCGATTGAAGATCCCGCCATCCGGACCCGCATCCTTGACGAGATATTCGCCGGCGTGCTGGCCGACAATATCAAGGCGCGTATCCTGAAGCCGGATGGTATCTGGAGCCGGGTGGAACGGAAAGCCGATGAGCCCGAATGGCGAAGCCAGTTCCGTTTCATGGAGATCGCCCGCCAGACACCAGAGACGGTGCAGCAGAAAACCCCATTCGAAGTACGTCCGCTCAGCCAGATGGAGCCGGAAAAATAG
- the cysT gene encoding sulfate ABC transporter permease subunit CysT: MTAASTRWKERSVIPGFGLTMGFTILYLSLIVLVPLSTVFLKTATLSWNTFSETVFSERVIASYRLTFSTALGAALLNALFGTLVAWVLVRYEFPAKKLADAIVDLPFALPTAVAGISLTAIYSANGWMGRHLEPLGIKVAFAPLGIMVALTFIGLPFVVRTVQPVLQDLDTEVEEAALSLGANRLQTFWRVILPGLWPPILTGFALSFARALGEYGSVVFISGNMPMKTEITALLIMTKLEQFEYAEATAIAMVMLIASFVMLLVINLLQWWAANRHA, encoded by the coding sequence ATGACCGCAGCCTCAACACGATGGAAAGAGCGAAGCGTGATCCCCGGATTCGGGCTCACCATGGGTTTTACGATCCTGTACTTGAGCCTGATCGTGCTCGTGCCCCTTTCGACCGTTTTCCTGAAAACCGCGACTCTCAGCTGGAATACTTTTTCCGAAACGGTCTTTTCCGAGCGGGTCATCGCATCTTACAGGCTCACTTTCAGCACGGCCCTCGGTGCGGCCCTGCTGAACGCCCTGTTCGGAACCCTGGTCGCCTGGGTTCTGGTGCGGTACGAGTTCCCCGCAAAAAAGCTGGCCGATGCGATCGTAGACCTTCCATTCGCACTTCCGACGGCGGTCGCGGGCATCTCGCTCACAGCCATCTATTCGGCAAACGGCTGGATGGGCCGGCATCTGGAACCGCTCGGTATCAAGGTCGCCTTCGCGCCACTGGGCATCATGGTCGCCCTGACCTTCATCGGCCTGCCATTCGTCGTGCGAACCGTTCAACCGGTTCTTCAGGATCTCGACACAGAGGTGGAAGAGGCCGCCTTAAGCCTGGGAGCGAACCGGCTGCAGACGTTCTGGCGAGTGATCCTCCCGGGCCTGTGGCCGCCGATCCTCACGGGTTTTGCGCTCAGTTTCGCCCGGGCACTTGGCGAATACGGTTCCGTGGTCTTTATCTCCGGCAACATGCCGATGAAAACCGAGATTACCGCACTTCTCATCATGACCAAGCTTGAGCAGTTCGAATACGCCGAGGCGACGGCCATAGCGATGGTCATGCTGATTGCCTCGTTCGTCATGCTGCTGGTCATCAACCTGCTTCAGTGGTGGGCCGCCAACCGGCACGCTTGA